One Rhineura floridana isolate rRhiFlo1 chromosome 14, rRhiFlo1.hap2, whole genome shotgun sequence genomic region harbors:
- the ANXA2 gene encoding annexin A2 isoform X1, translating into MSTVHEILSKLTLEGDHALPPSAYATVKAYGNFDADRDAAALETAIRTKGVDEVTIVNILTNRSNEQRHDIAFAYQRRTKKVLREAKSYTILQEELSAALKSALSGHLETVILGLLKTPAQYDASELKASMKGLGTDEDTLIEIICSRTNQELSLINKAYREMYKTELEKDIISDTSGDFRKLMVALAKGRRNEDASVVDYELIDQDARDLYDAGVKRKGTDVPKWINIMTERSIPHLQKVFERYKSYSPYDMLESIKKEVKGDLENAFLNLVQCIQNKQLYFADRLYDSMKGKGTRDKVLIRIMVSRSEVDMLKIKSEFKRKYGKSLYYFIQQDTKGDYQRALLNLCGGEE; encoded by the exons CAAGTGCCTACGCCACAGTCAAGGCATATGGAAACTTTGATGCTGATCGTGATGCTGCAGCCCTCGAAACAGCCATTAGGACCAAAG GTGTGGATGAGGTGACCATTGTCAACATTCTGACAAACCGCAGCAATGAACAGCGTCATGACATTGCCTTTGCTTACCAGAGGAGGACTAAGAAGGTACTGAGGGAGGCCAAAAGCTACACTATACTGCAGGAG GAACTTTCTGCAGCTCTGAAGTCTGCTCTGTCTGGCCACCTGGAGACTGTTATCCTTGGCCTCTTGAAGACACCAGCTCAGTATGATGCTTCTGAACTGAAAGCATCCATGAAG GGTCTGGGAACTGACGAAGACACGCTCATTGAGATCATCTGTTCGCGGACAAATCAGGAACTGAGTTTAATCAACAAAGCCTACAGGGAAA tgtacAAGACTGAGCTGGAAAAAGACATCATCTCAGACACATCTGGAGATTTCCGCAAGTTGATGGTTGCTCTAGCCAAG GGGAGGCGAAATGAGGACGCTTCTGTGGTTGATTATGAGCTGATTGACCAAGATGCCAGG GACCTGTATGATGCTGGTGTGAAGAGGAAGGGAACCGATGTTCCCAAGTGGATCAACATCATGACTGAGAGGAGCATCCCCCACCTTCAGAAAG TGTTTGAGAGGTAcaagagctacagcccttacgaTATGCTGGAGAGCATCAAGAAGGAAGTGAAAGGGGATCTGGAAAATGCCTTCCTGAATCTCG TTCAGTGCATTCAGAACAAGCAGCTGTACTTTGCTGACCGACTGTATGACTCGATGAAG GGCAAAGGAACCCGAGACAAGGTTTTGATCAGGATTATGGTCTCCCGCAGTGAGGTTGACATGCTGAAAATTAAGAGCGAATTCAAGAGGAAATATGGGAAGTCCCTGTATTACTTCATCCAG CAAGACACAAAGGGAGACTACCAGCGGGCGCTCCTGAACCTGTGTGGAGGAGAAGAGTGA
- the ANXA2 gene encoding annexin A2 isoform X2 encodes MSTVHEILSKLTLEGDHALPPSAYATVKAYGNFDADRDAAALETAIRTKGVDEVTIVNILTNRSNEQRHDIAFAYQRRTKKELSAALKSALSGHLETVILGLLKTPAQYDASELKASMKGLGTDEDTLIEIICSRTNQELSLINKAYREMYKTELEKDIISDTSGDFRKLMVALAKGRRNEDASVVDYELIDQDARDLYDAGVKRKGTDVPKWINIMTERSIPHLQKVFERYKSYSPYDMLESIKKEVKGDLENAFLNLVQCIQNKQLYFADRLYDSMKGKGTRDKVLIRIMVSRSEVDMLKIKSEFKRKYGKSLYYFIQQDTKGDYQRALLNLCGGEE; translated from the exons CAAGTGCCTACGCCACAGTCAAGGCATATGGAAACTTTGATGCTGATCGTGATGCTGCAGCCCTCGAAACAGCCATTAGGACCAAAG GTGTGGATGAGGTGACCATTGTCAACATTCTGACAAACCGCAGCAATGAACAGCGTCATGACATTGCCTTTGCTTACCAGAGGAGGACTAAGAAG GAACTTTCTGCAGCTCTGAAGTCTGCTCTGTCTGGCCACCTGGAGACTGTTATCCTTGGCCTCTTGAAGACACCAGCTCAGTATGATGCTTCTGAACTGAAAGCATCCATGAAG GGTCTGGGAACTGACGAAGACACGCTCATTGAGATCATCTGTTCGCGGACAAATCAGGAACTGAGTTTAATCAACAAAGCCTACAGGGAAA tgtacAAGACTGAGCTGGAAAAAGACATCATCTCAGACACATCTGGAGATTTCCGCAAGTTGATGGTTGCTCTAGCCAAG GGGAGGCGAAATGAGGACGCTTCTGTGGTTGATTATGAGCTGATTGACCAAGATGCCAGG GACCTGTATGATGCTGGTGTGAAGAGGAAGGGAACCGATGTTCCCAAGTGGATCAACATCATGACTGAGAGGAGCATCCCCCACCTTCAGAAAG TGTTTGAGAGGTAcaagagctacagcccttacgaTATGCTGGAGAGCATCAAGAAGGAAGTGAAAGGGGATCTGGAAAATGCCTTCCTGAATCTCG TTCAGTGCATTCAGAACAAGCAGCTGTACTTTGCTGACCGACTGTATGACTCGATGAAG GGCAAAGGAACCCGAGACAAGGTTTTGATCAGGATTATGGTCTCCCGCAGTGAGGTTGACATGCTGAAAATTAAGAGCGAATTCAAGAGGAAATATGGGAAGTCCCTGTATTACTTCATCCAG CAAGACACAAAGGGAGACTACCAGCGGGCGCTCCTGAACCTGTGTGGAGGAGAAGAGTGA